A genomic segment from Leopardus geoffroyi isolate Oge1 chromosome A2, O.geoffroyi_Oge1_pat1.0, whole genome shotgun sequence encodes:
- the LOC123607616 gene encoding whey acidic protein-like has translation MCPELSSLEEDSCVVSCSTDDDCPQGIRCCPRSPCSRSCVFPVMAPLQKAGRCPRVPVPLAPEPCSESTECSVDSQCAGSRKCCFSTCAMRCLDPATEDPLQ, from the exons ATGTGCCCGGAGCTCAGCTCCTTGGAGGAGGACTCCTGCGTCGTCTCCTGCAGCACCGATGACGACTGCCCCCAAGGCATCAGATGctgccccaggagcccctgcagccGCTCCTGCGTGTTCCCCGTCATGG CACCTTTGCAAAAGGCTGGCCGCTGCCCCCGGGTACCTGTCCCGCTGGCCCCCGAGCCCTGCTCAGAGAGCACCGAGTGCTCTGTGGACAGCCAGTGTGCAGGGAGCAGGAAGTGTTGCTTCAGCACGTGCGCCATGCGGTGTCTGGACCCTGCGACAG AGGACCCCCTTCAGTGA
- the TBRG4 gene encoding FAST kinase domain-containing protein 4 isoform X3 translates to MAARLVKRCACLLREATILAPVVAPVGRLRLASVAHRTLTFSATCPSSHFPGPLSGLVEKEQLSARCPEHQEVERLIEKATRPEELLELLSDSRCLQENHAALMLIQLSRLLSDKPEDRALLMQDARFQQLLHLVDSQISAVWHGTLVKLLRSLYALALPAACRELRSVEQEVRWRLRRLKYRQLAFLAESSATHMRESPELLAELLLHLERRWTEIDDGRTAVALMAKTGHLSEPLMNRLEDKCLELVERFGPDELRKVLVTLAAQNRRSVPLLRAVSYHLVQKPFPLTKGMLLDLAYAYGKLGFHQTQVLQRLAADLLPHVPSLTSGEVARGAKSFALLKWLSPPLFEALAQHVVDRAHTVTVPHLCNVLLAFAHLNFRPEREDKFFGLVHEKLGPKLRSLHPALQVDVVWALCVLQQVQGEALRAVLCPELHARFLASPQRTRAPSRSCCTSAPPPSWSTLSTRAPSCRPQTGHPGSWPVMGRPHPCRRNCGTPCGGCWGAPAGAASQWPRNAEVLLDTDGQFLPLRDFVAPHLSPPSGTQPLPPGAKRLAFLRWEFPNFSSRSRDLLGRFALARRHVRAAGFLVVDVPYYEWLELKSEWQKGAYLKDKMRKAVAEELAK, encoded by the exons ATGGCAGCCCGCCTGGTGAAGCGATGCGCGTGCCTCCTGAGAGAGGCCACCATTCTGGCCCCTGTGGTGGCTCCGGTAGGCCGACTGAGGCTTGCCAGCGTGGCGCATAGGACTCTGACTTTCTCAGCCACCTGCCCCAGTTCCCACTTCCCAGGCCCCTTGTCGGGGCTTGTGGAGAAGGAACAACTGTCTGCCCGCTGTCCAGAGCACCAGGAGGTGGAGCGGCTCATTGAGAAGGCCACCCGGCCAGAGGAGCTCCTGGAGCTGCTCAGTGACAGTCGCTGCCTGCAAGAGAACCATGCGGCCCTCATGCTTATCCAGCTTTCTCGCCTGCTGTCTGACAAGCCGGAAGACAGAGCCTTGCTCATGCAGGATGCCCGCTTTCAGCAGCTTCTCCATCTCGTTGACAGCCAG aTAAGTGCTGTGTGGCATGGGACCCTCGTGAAACTGCTCCGCAGCCTGTATGCGCTGGCACTGCCCGCGGCCTGCAGGGAGCTGCGCTCGGTGGAGCAGGAGGTCCGCTGGCGCCTGCGTAGGCTCAAGTACAGGCAGCTGGCCTTCCTGGCCGAGTCGAGCGCCACACATATGCGGGAGTCCCCGGAGCTGCTGGCTGAGCTGCTGCTGCACTTAGAGCGGCGCTGGACGGAGATCGATGATGGCCGCACTGCGGTGGCCCTGATGGCGAAGACGGGGCACCTCTCTGAGCCGCTGATGAACCGCCTGGAGGACAAG TGCCTGGAGTTGGTGGAGCGCTTCGGCCCCGACGAGCTGCGGAAGGTGCTGGTGACACTGGCGGCTCAGAACCGGCGTTCAGTGCCCTTATTGCGCGCCGTCTCCTACCACCTGGTCCAGAAGCCATTCCCGCTGACAAAAGGCATGCTCCTGGATCTGGCCTATGCCTACG GCAAACTTGGCTTCCACCAGACCCAGGTGCTCCAGCGCCTGGCTGCCGACCTGCTGCCCCACGTGCCCAGCCTGACGTCCGGCGAGGTGGCCCGTGGCGCCAAGTCCTTCGCCCTCCTCAAGTGGCTCAGCCCTCCCCTGTTCGAGGCCTTGGCCCAG CACGTCGTAGACCGAGCCCACACCGTCACCGTGCCGCACCTGTGCAACGTGCTTCTGGCCTTCGCACACCTGAACTTCCGTCCCGAGCGAGAGGACAAGTTCTTCGGCCTG GTTCACGAGAAGCTGGGGCCCAAGCTGCGGAGCCTGCACCCGGCCCTGCAGGTGGATGTGGTGTGGGCACTGTGCGTGCTGCAGCAGGTGCAGGGGGAGGCACTGCGAGCAGTGCTCTGCCCTGAACTGCATGCCCGGTTCCTGG CGAGTCCCCAAAGGACCAGAGCACCTTCCAGAAGCTGCTGCACATCAGCGCCACCGCCCAGCTGGAGCACCCTGAGTACACGGGCCCCCTCCTGCCGGCCTCAGACTGGGCACCCTGGCTCTTGGCCTGTGATGGGAAGGCCACACCCCTGCAGAAGGAACTGCGGGACACCCTGCGGGGGCTGCTGGGGAGCCCCAGCAGGGGCAGCTTCGCAGTGGCCACGCA ACGCCGAGGTGCTGCTGGACACGGACGGCCAGTTCCTGCCCCTGAGAGACTTTGTAGCCCCGCATCTCAGTCCTCCCTCGGGGACCCAGCCGCTGCCCCCTGGGGCCAAGAG gctgGCGTTCCTGCGCTGGGAGTTCCCCAACTTCAGCAGCCGGAGCAGAGACCTGCTGGGGCGCTTCGCCCTGGCCCGGCGTCACGTGCGGGCCGCCGGCTTCCTGGTGGTGGAC gtCCCCTACTACGAGTGGCTGGAGCTCAAGTCTGAGTGGCAGAAAGGCGCCTACCTCAAGGACAAGATGCGAAAAGCAGTGGCGGAGGAGCTGGCCAAGTGA
- the TBRG4 gene encoding FAST kinase domain-containing protein 4 isoform X4, with translation MAARLVKRCACLLREATILAPVVAPVGRLRLASVAHRTLTFSATCPSSHFPGPLSGLVEKEQLSARCPEHQEVERLIEKATRPEELLELLSDSRCLQENHAALMLIQLSRLLSDKPEDRALLMQDARFQQLLHLVDSQISAVWHGTLVKLLRSLYALALPAACRELRSVEQEVRWRLRRLKYRQLAFLAESSATHMRESPELLAELLLHLERRWTEIDDGRTAVALMAKTGHLSEPLMNRLEDKCLELVERFGPDELRKVLVTLAAQNRRSVPLLRAVSYHLVQKPFPLTKGMLLDLAYAYGKLGFHQTQVLQRLAADLLPHVPSLTSGEVARGAKSFALLKWLSPPLFEALAQHVVDRAHTVTVPHLCNVLLAFAHLNFRPEREDKFFGLVHEKLGPKLRSLHPALQVDVVWALCVLQQVQGEALRAVLCPELHARFLGSESPKDQSTFQKLLHISATAQLEHPEYTGPLLPASDWAPWLLACDGKATPLQKELRDTLRGLLGSPSRGSFAVATQRRGAAGHGRPVPAPERLCSPASQSSLGDPAAAPWGQEAGVPALGVPQLQQPEQRPAGALRPGPASRAGRRLPGGGRPLLRVAGAQV, from the exons ATGGCAGCCCGCCTGGTGAAGCGATGCGCGTGCCTCCTGAGAGAGGCCACCATTCTGGCCCCTGTGGTGGCTCCGGTAGGCCGACTGAGGCTTGCCAGCGTGGCGCATAGGACTCTGACTTTCTCAGCCACCTGCCCCAGTTCCCACTTCCCAGGCCCCTTGTCGGGGCTTGTGGAGAAGGAACAACTGTCTGCCCGCTGTCCAGAGCACCAGGAGGTGGAGCGGCTCATTGAGAAGGCCACCCGGCCAGAGGAGCTCCTGGAGCTGCTCAGTGACAGTCGCTGCCTGCAAGAGAACCATGCGGCCCTCATGCTTATCCAGCTTTCTCGCCTGCTGTCTGACAAGCCGGAAGACAGAGCCTTGCTCATGCAGGATGCCCGCTTTCAGCAGCTTCTCCATCTCGTTGACAGCCAG aTAAGTGCTGTGTGGCATGGGACCCTCGTGAAACTGCTCCGCAGCCTGTATGCGCTGGCACTGCCCGCGGCCTGCAGGGAGCTGCGCTCGGTGGAGCAGGAGGTCCGCTGGCGCCTGCGTAGGCTCAAGTACAGGCAGCTGGCCTTCCTGGCCGAGTCGAGCGCCACACATATGCGGGAGTCCCCGGAGCTGCTGGCTGAGCTGCTGCTGCACTTAGAGCGGCGCTGGACGGAGATCGATGATGGCCGCACTGCGGTGGCCCTGATGGCGAAGACGGGGCACCTCTCTGAGCCGCTGATGAACCGCCTGGAGGACAAG TGCCTGGAGTTGGTGGAGCGCTTCGGCCCCGACGAGCTGCGGAAGGTGCTGGTGACACTGGCGGCTCAGAACCGGCGTTCAGTGCCCTTATTGCGCGCCGTCTCCTACCACCTGGTCCAGAAGCCATTCCCGCTGACAAAAGGCATGCTCCTGGATCTGGCCTATGCCTACG GCAAACTTGGCTTCCACCAGACCCAGGTGCTCCAGCGCCTGGCTGCCGACCTGCTGCCCCACGTGCCCAGCCTGACGTCCGGCGAGGTGGCCCGTGGCGCCAAGTCCTTCGCCCTCCTCAAGTGGCTCAGCCCTCCCCTGTTCGAGGCCTTGGCCCAG CACGTCGTAGACCGAGCCCACACCGTCACCGTGCCGCACCTGTGCAACGTGCTTCTGGCCTTCGCACACCTGAACTTCCGTCCCGAGCGAGAGGACAAGTTCTTCGGCCTG GTTCACGAGAAGCTGGGGCCCAAGCTGCGGAGCCTGCACCCGGCCCTGCAGGTGGATGTGGTGTGGGCACTGTGCGTGCTGCAGCAGGTGCAGGGGGAGGCACTGCGAGCAGTGCTCTGCCCTGAACTGCATGCCCGGTTCCTGG GCAGCGAGTCCCCAAAGGACCAGAGCACCTTCCAGAAGCTGCTGCACATCAGCGCCACCGCCCAGCTGGAGCACCCTGAGTACACGGGCCCCCTCCTGCCGGCCTCAGACTGGGCACCCTGGCTCTTGGCCTGTGATGGGAAGGCCACACCCCTGCAGAAGGAACTGCGGGACACCCTGCGGGGGCTGCTGGGGAGCCCCAGCAGGGGCAGCTTCGCAGTGGCCACGCA ACGCCGAGGTGCTGCTGGACACGGACGGCCAGTTCCTGCCCCTGAGAGACTTTGTAGCCCCGCATCTCAGTCCTCCCTCGGGGACCCAGCCGCTGCCCCCTGGGGCCAAGAG gctgGCGTTCCTGCGCTGGGAGTTCCCCAACTTCAGCAGCCGGAGCAGAGACCTGCTGGGGCGCTTCGCCCTGGCCCGGCGTCACGTGCGGGCCGCCGGCTTCCTGGTGGTGGAC gtCCCCTACTACGAGTGGCTGGAGCTCAAGTCTGA
- the TBRG4 gene encoding FAST kinase domain-containing protein 4 isoform X2, producing MAARLVKRCACLLREATILAPVVAPVGRLRLASVAHRTLTFSATCPSSHFPGPLSGLVEKEQLSARCPEHQEVERLIEKATRPEELLELLSDSRCLQENHAALMLIQLSRLLSDKPEDRALLMQDARFQQLLHLVDSQISAVWHGTLVKLLRSLYALALPAACRELRSVEQEVRWRLRRLKYRQLAFLAESSATHMRESPELLAELLLHLERRWTEIDDGRTAVALMAKTGHLSEPLMNRLEDKCLELVERFGPDELRKVLVTLAAQNRRSVPLLRAVSYHLVQKPFPLTKGMLLDLAYAYGKLGFHQTQVLQRLAADLLPHVPSLTSGEVARGAKSFALLKWLSPPLFEALAQHVVDRAHTVTVPHLCNVLLAFAHLNFRPEREDKFFGLVHEKLGPKLRSLHPALQVDVVWALCVLQQVQGEALRAVLCPELHARFLGSESPKDQSTFQKLLHISATAQLEHPEYTGPLLPASDWAPWLLACDGKATPLQKELRDTLRGLLGSPSRGSFAVATQYGWVLDAEVLLDTDGQFLPLRDFVAPHLSPPSGTQPLPPGAKRLAFLRWEFPNFSSRSRDLLGRFALARRHVRAAGFLVVDVPYYEWLELKSEWQKGAYLKDKMRKAVAEELAK from the exons ATGGCAGCCCGCCTGGTGAAGCGATGCGCGTGCCTCCTGAGAGAGGCCACCATTCTGGCCCCTGTGGTGGCTCCGGTAGGCCGACTGAGGCTTGCCAGCGTGGCGCATAGGACTCTGACTTTCTCAGCCACCTGCCCCAGTTCCCACTTCCCAGGCCCCTTGTCGGGGCTTGTGGAGAAGGAACAACTGTCTGCCCGCTGTCCAGAGCACCAGGAGGTGGAGCGGCTCATTGAGAAGGCCACCCGGCCAGAGGAGCTCCTGGAGCTGCTCAGTGACAGTCGCTGCCTGCAAGAGAACCATGCGGCCCTCATGCTTATCCAGCTTTCTCGCCTGCTGTCTGACAAGCCGGAAGACAGAGCCTTGCTCATGCAGGATGCCCGCTTTCAGCAGCTTCTCCATCTCGTTGACAGCCAG aTAAGTGCTGTGTGGCATGGGACCCTCGTGAAACTGCTCCGCAGCCTGTATGCGCTGGCACTGCCCGCGGCCTGCAGGGAGCTGCGCTCGGTGGAGCAGGAGGTCCGCTGGCGCCTGCGTAGGCTCAAGTACAGGCAGCTGGCCTTCCTGGCCGAGTCGAGCGCCACACATATGCGGGAGTCCCCGGAGCTGCTGGCTGAGCTGCTGCTGCACTTAGAGCGGCGCTGGACGGAGATCGATGATGGCCGCACTGCGGTGGCCCTGATGGCGAAGACGGGGCACCTCTCTGAGCCGCTGATGAACCGCCTGGAGGACAAG TGCCTGGAGTTGGTGGAGCGCTTCGGCCCCGACGAGCTGCGGAAGGTGCTGGTGACACTGGCGGCTCAGAACCGGCGTTCAGTGCCCTTATTGCGCGCCGTCTCCTACCACCTGGTCCAGAAGCCATTCCCGCTGACAAAAGGCATGCTCCTGGATCTGGCCTATGCCTACG GCAAACTTGGCTTCCACCAGACCCAGGTGCTCCAGCGCCTGGCTGCCGACCTGCTGCCCCACGTGCCCAGCCTGACGTCCGGCGAGGTGGCCCGTGGCGCCAAGTCCTTCGCCCTCCTCAAGTGGCTCAGCCCTCCCCTGTTCGAGGCCTTGGCCCAG CACGTCGTAGACCGAGCCCACACCGTCACCGTGCCGCACCTGTGCAACGTGCTTCTGGCCTTCGCACACCTGAACTTCCGTCCCGAGCGAGAGGACAAGTTCTTCGGCCTG GTTCACGAGAAGCTGGGGCCCAAGCTGCGGAGCCTGCACCCGGCCCTGCAGGTGGATGTGGTGTGGGCACTGTGCGTGCTGCAGCAGGTGCAGGGGGAGGCACTGCGAGCAGTGCTCTGCCCTGAACTGCATGCCCGGTTCCTGG GCAGCGAGTCCCCAAAGGACCAGAGCACCTTCCAGAAGCTGCTGCACATCAGCGCCACCGCCCAGCTGGAGCACCCTGAGTACACGGGCCCCCTCCTGCCGGCCTCAGACTGGGCACCCTGGCTCTTGGCCTGTGATGGGAAGGCCACACCCCTGCAGAAGGAACTGCGGGACACCCTGCGGGGGCTGCTGGGGAGCCCCAGCAGGGGCAGCTTCGCAGTGGCCACGCAGTACGGCTGGGTTCTGG ACGCCGAGGTGCTGCTGGACACGGACGGCCAGTTCCTGCCCCTGAGAGACTTTGTAGCCCCGCATCTCAGTCCTCCCTCGGGGACCCAGCCGCTGCCCCCTGGGGCCAAGAG gctgGCGTTCCTGCGCTGGGAGTTCCCCAACTTCAGCAGCCGGAGCAGAGACCTGCTGGGGCGCTTCGCCCTGGCCCGGCGTCACGTGCGGGCCGCCGGCTTCCTGGTGGTGGAC gtCCCCTACTACGAGTGGCTGGAGCTCAAGTCTGAGTGGCAGAAAGGCGCCTACCTCAAGGACAAGATGCGAAAAGCAGTGGCGGAGGAGCTGGCCAAGTGA
- the TBRG4 gene encoding FAST kinase domain-containing protein 4 isoform X1, which produces MAARLVKRCACLLREATILAPVVAPVGRLRLASVAHRTLTFSATCPSSHFPGPLSGLVEKEQLSARCPEHQEVERLIEKATRPEELLELLSDSRCLQENHAALMLIQLSRLLSDKPEDRALLMQDARFQQLLHLVDSQISAVWHGTLVKLLRSLYALALPAACRELRSVEQEVRWRLRRLKYRQLAFLAESSATHMRESPELLAELLLHLERRWTEIDDGRTAVALMAKTGHLSEPLMNRLEDKCLELVERFGPDELRKVLVTLAAQNRRSVPLLRAVSYHLVQKPFPLTKGMLLDLAYAYGKLGFHQTQVLQRLAADLLPHVPSLTSGEVARGAKSFALLKWLSPPLFEALAQHVVDRAHTVTVPHLCNVLLAFAHLNFRPEREDKFFGLVHEKLGPKLRSLHPALQVDVVWALCVLQQVQGEALRAVLCPELHARFLASPQRTRAPSRSCCTSAPPPSWSTLSTRAPSCRPQTGHPGSWPVMGRPHPCRRNCGTPCGGCWGAPAGAASQWPRSTAGFWVRPSLHYPGGGHGACSVQDKVSVPQGRSLPCPPVPLPRRRGAAGHGRPVPAPERLCSPASQSSLGDPAAAPWGQEAGVPALGVPQLQQPEQRPAGALRPGPASRAGRRLPGGGRPLLRVAGAQV; this is translated from the exons ATGGCAGCCCGCCTGGTGAAGCGATGCGCGTGCCTCCTGAGAGAGGCCACCATTCTGGCCCCTGTGGTGGCTCCGGTAGGCCGACTGAGGCTTGCCAGCGTGGCGCATAGGACTCTGACTTTCTCAGCCACCTGCCCCAGTTCCCACTTCCCAGGCCCCTTGTCGGGGCTTGTGGAGAAGGAACAACTGTCTGCCCGCTGTCCAGAGCACCAGGAGGTGGAGCGGCTCATTGAGAAGGCCACCCGGCCAGAGGAGCTCCTGGAGCTGCTCAGTGACAGTCGCTGCCTGCAAGAGAACCATGCGGCCCTCATGCTTATCCAGCTTTCTCGCCTGCTGTCTGACAAGCCGGAAGACAGAGCCTTGCTCATGCAGGATGCCCGCTTTCAGCAGCTTCTCCATCTCGTTGACAGCCAG aTAAGTGCTGTGTGGCATGGGACCCTCGTGAAACTGCTCCGCAGCCTGTATGCGCTGGCACTGCCCGCGGCCTGCAGGGAGCTGCGCTCGGTGGAGCAGGAGGTCCGCTGGCGCCTGCGTAGGCTCAAGTACAGGCAGCTGGCCTTCCTGGCCGAGTCGAGCGCCACACATATGCGGGAGTCCCCGGAGCTGCTGGCTGAGCTGCTGCTGCACTTAGAGCGGCGCTGGACGGAGATCGATGATGGCCGCACTGCGGTGGCCCTGATGGCGAAGACGGGGCACCTCTCTGAGCCGCTGATGAACCGCCTGGAGGACAAG TGCCTGGAGTTGGTGGAGCGCTTCGGCCCCGACGAGCTGCGGAAGGTGCTGGTGACACTGGCGGCTCAGAACCGGCGTTCAGTGCCCTTATTGCGCGCCGTCTCCTACCACCTGGTCCAGAAGCCATTCCCGCTGACAAAAGGCATGCTCCTGGATCTGGCCTATGCCTACG GCAAACTTGGCTTCCACCAGACCCAGGTGCTCCAGCGCCTGGCTGCCGACCTGCTGCCCCACGTGCCCAGCCTGACGTCCGGCGAGGTGGCCCGTGGCGCCAAGTCCTTCGCCCTCCTCAAGTGGCTCAGCCCTCCCCTGTTCGAGGCCTTGGCCCAG CACGTCGTAGACCGAGCCCACACCGTCACCGTGCCGCACCTGTGCAACGTGCTTCTGGCCTTCGCACACCTGAACTTCCGTCCCGAGCGAGAGGACAAGTTCTTCGGCCTG GTTCACGAGAAGCTGGGGCCCAAGCTGCGGAGCCTGCACCCGGCCCTGCAGGTGGATGTGGTGTGGGCACTGTGCGTGCTGCAGCAGGTGCAGGGGGAGGCACTGCGAGCAGTGCTCTGCCCTGAACTGCATGCCCGGTTCCTGG CGAGTCCCCAAAGGACCAGAGCACCTTCCAGAAGCTGCTGCACATCAGCGCCACCGCCCAGCTGGAGCACCCTGAGTACACGGGCCCCCTCCTGCCGGCCTCAGACTGGGCACCCTGGCTCTTGGCCTGTGATGGGAAGGCCACACCCCTGCAGAAGGAACTGCGGGACACCCTGCGGGGGCTGCTGGGGAGCCCCAGCAGGGGCAGCTTCGCAGTGGCCACGCAGTACGGCTGGGTTCTGGGTGAGGCCCTCTCTGCACTACCCTGGTGGTGGGCACGGGGCTTGTTCTGTCCAGGACAAGGTCTCTGTGCCCCAGGGACGGTCCCTTCCATGTCCACCCGTGCCCCTCCCTAGACGCCGAGGTGCTGCTGGACACGGACGGCCAGTTCCTGCCCCTGAGAGACTTTGTAGCCCCGCATCTCAGTCCTCCCTCGGGGACCCAGCCGCTGCCCCCTGGGGCCAAGAG gctgGCGTTCCTGCGCTGGGAGTTCCCCAACTTCAGCAGCCGGAGCAGAGACCTGCTGGGGCGCTTCGCCCTGGCCCGGCGTCACGTGCGGGCCGCCGGCTTCCTGGTGGTGGAC gtCCCCTACTACGAGTGGCTGGAGCTCAAGTCTGA